The sequence below is a genomic window from Cicer arietinum cultivar CDC Frontier isolate Library 1 chromosome 6, Cicar.CDCFrontier_v2.0, whole genome shotgun sequence.
TGTAGCTTCAGATGAGCTTATTGAGGTACGTTCCAATCTAGTATTTATTAATGGTTAGTTTTACTTGATTTTTGTGATGAAAATGTATAAGGGTGCCCTCCACTCCATGACCAGtaccaaataaaattttatgtaaatCCTTGAATTGGTTCATCAAATATCATGTCGTCATATATATCCTCTAAATATTTGTCACCAAATTACTCCTTCAATGATTACAGAGTAGCCATATTAGTCCTCTAAcgattttttttgtcaaattaattcctcaaaagtttcaaaaactgTCACCAGATTTGTTCTTTTTGGCCATCATTTTAGTTATTTACTTAGTTGTATGGATGAATTTAGTGACAGTTGTGTATCTTTTATTCGAGAACTAATTTTGTGGAAAAATTCTTGGAGGGAATATTATGACGACAATTTGGTTTAGGAAGGAATGATTTTCTGATAAAATGTTTAGAAAGGCTATAATTCAATTAGAAAGGCTTAATGTGACCAAAAGATATTACTATTTGATTGTTTTTGTTGGTTGTGACATTTCTTTTTGGCATGAAGGTTACACCAAAGACTATCAGGTTACGGAAGAAATACCTTGATGCTAACAAGCGTAAAACCATGAGTAGAAAGCCAAAGGAATGAGGAGGGCAATAAGCCAAAGGAACGAGGAGTTTTCCTCGATTAAATTTTGtaacattaatttattcaaCATATAGTATAGTTGTTACGAGCAGAAGTTTTCAACATCAGGTTCTTACTTAAATTCAAGTATTGTATTACAGGCACCACAAcgaaatattctttttttttggcAAAAAAAAGCAATATTCATTGATAGTGTGATAAAGCAACTCAATTTTGCATTCTAAGAAATGATTATAATTGCCTATTGGCTAGGAAATAAGCTATTCATTGTTATGTAATACATCaaacatttttgttttagaaGATTAAGCTTTATTTATGAACTGATCAGAATGCTAATTTTATTTGCTTACCATTTATTAATTTACATTTATCATGGTCTTTCTCGTTTGAGgatataataattttgttaacagAAGCTAGTTAATACTGGAACAGATTAGATGTAATAGTGTTTGTTGGACATTGTAAAGTACGTAACAGTTGTATTATTCTAGTAAATGTCTGTTCATATTTGATGTCATGCAAAAGGCTTGAGCCTCCATTTGGTCTAAAAAAGAGGATATATTGTTCttaatattgatatttgatGTATGGATCTACTTGAGCCTCCAAGCAGATTGGCTGTTCTTACTACCAGTTGAACATATAAGTAGACACTTTATTTTCCTGCTGCACTGTTAGTTGGAAGGAATGTCTGAGTTAAGAATGAATCTGAAGTCTTTTAAACATAAATTCAAAGTAATATTTCACTgattttaattatcattattaGGCCAAACAACTATCATATTAGACTATTAATTAGAGATTGTTAAAATAGTCTAAGATGTGTTTCTAGTCTAATTGCATTAAAATGAGTatcaaacattaaataaaaaacgtACAATGATACACATCAATGCTGATTTTATCCCATGAGGATACTAATAATGATCTTATTTTTAGAAAGCTTCAACACATTTTTCATTATTaatatatctttaaaattttCACATATACTTCTAAAATACTAATTGAGATACGGATCAAGTATGTCAAACTTCAAAAGGTCTAAATCAACAGAAGATAATATTCCTCTTGTCGTATGTTGAGCATCTGGTTGTAGAAATGTCAAGTCAATTATGTGAATTGCGAAATAAATCCAGTTTCCTCGACATAACTTCAGCAATGTAACGGTTAACTCAATAAATGTACTTTTTTCTATGACTGAAACAGCGCAGCAAGAAAAGTAAGATACTATTTATAAAACAGGTACGGTTGTGTTCCATTAGCACGAAATGCTTGTTTATTCTGGCCTGTTATAATGATACTTGTTGCACCAAACTTAAATGATACACCAATACTGGTGCTAATAATCTTTTTACACATGTACTACCTAGTTATGATCCACCAATattgttatgttaatttttatttggtatttaaaatttataatatttcgTTGGTAAGGTATACTTGCATGCTTCTTGGTGTAGAATAAgcaacttaaaatattaataaacaacattaaagaataaaaatgtttttaaatagaaaaaaatgattttattttaaaattatgatcaATCAAGTGAATAATAAGTAGTTAAggtaaaagtcaaatattattaaagacTTGATGGTTGTAATTAATTGACGgtgtataaattatttacactagtaatttatataaattaaattaaaaatttatttttgttcttagaaaatttaagagaaaaataaaatactaacataAAATAATGGAAAAGAGTATGTATGCATTATGATTACCACACTCAAATGAATCATGCAAAATACTTAGTTTAGTAGTTAAATTCACAcactttaaatataaaaaagaagggaaaaaatttaaattcaacattCTTAAAGAGACCTTTACATAAATTCAACATATCAACATTTTTAAAGAGacttttatataaattctaatataGATACTACCTCTATATTTTAACCAAAAGTAAAAGGAGAgggaaataaaagaaagaggTGATCAATTTCAACTTTGCTTTTGTGTTTTCtaaactaattaataatattttaatttatggaGGGaggaaaaagtaaaattaagcCAACCCAACCAACAACCCATGCAGTGTCTttttataatgataataataatatttttaattccaTTTAATTCCAGCTTTGAATGCTTCTCCTCCTCCCtcctctctttctttttctttctgtAATCATAAACAACAATTAAACCAAtgcatctctctctctctctctctccaatgctgaaatttgaaataattcCCTTTCCTTAAATTTCTAAACCCCTTCCATACTTCAAATCCACCGCCATATAAGAGACACAAAAATGGGTGCGTACAGGGCCGACGACGACTACGACTACCTATTTAAGGTGGTTCTGATCGGAGACTCCGGCGTCGGTAAATCCAACCTCTTGTCACGATTCACCAAAAATGAATTCAGTTTGGAATCTAAATCCACCATTGGTGTTGAATTCGCAACACGCAGCATACACGTCGATGATAAGATTATAAAGGCACAAATTTGGGATACCGCAGGACAAGAAAGGTTCCTTCTGATctcatttctcattttttttaattttcaaatttagtgGGGTTTGGTTATATTTTAATGGGCCAtggttttatgttttttaatatttcaaaataagatttgatttggCAATGATGCAGGAttcatgaatttgaatttttattttctgttaCGGGGTTCTGGCTTTTGATCTGGGTGATTAGGACACAGGAAAATTAAGCATTGTGTGGTTAAAAATGCAAACTTAGGATTATGCTGCAGACTGGAGAATACGGTTTACATTTTCTGGGACAATTTTCTATGTTGTAGTACTATTTATTAATGGCATGTTTGATGCATGTATTAAGAAAGTTGCAAAATTGATGATTTCTTCTGTAAATGGTGAATGGGTTGAAGGCTTCTTAGGGATCGAGATTATTTGCAGTCAGGGAACCCTACATTATTTACACAATCAACAATTAGTGGCCGTTTGATTAAAAGATTGGATGGGTTCAAGTTTAAGTTCTgtagaatttttgtttttgactcCGAATGTAGGAGTTATTTGACAGCAGCAAATCTTGAAACAGAGGTTGGAATAGTAAATATAGTTATAAACACCATTTAATTGTCCAATAATGATGTAAGTGATATCACTTTTGTACTCAGAAAATTGACACCAATTTGATTCCTCAGTCATAAAAGTGACTTTGGTCCTCCAAAAAGTTGAAACTAGTTAGTACCTCAATCAAATCTGCTCCTTCATTCATGCAAAGTTGACATCAATTTAATCCATCAATCAGCACAAAGGACACTGTTGATGATACTTTCAATGGTTGAGAGACGAACTTGGTCTCAATTCTTTGAAGGACTGAGTTTTCTGTTTTGTATTTTGGAAGTCTAAAATAGGAGTTTCTTTTTACTGTTGTATTTTACATTCCATTGtgcttatatatatatccatCTCATCCTTGTTAATTTCTATTTCCACAGATATCGAGCGATCACAAGTGCATATTATCGAGGCGCTGTCGGTGCATTGCTTGTGTATGATGTTACAAGGCATGTAACTTTCGAAAACATGGAGAGATGGTTAAAGGAACTTCGGGATCACACAGATGCCAACATTGTAATTATGCTTGTGGGGAACAAGGCTGATCTTCGTCACCTGCGTGCCGTGTCCACTGACGATGCTAAGGCATTTGCTGAAAGAGAAAATACGTTTTTTATGGAAACGTCTGCGCTCGAGTCTTTAAATGTCGACAATTCTTTCACAGAAGTGCTCACTCAAATATATCGAGTTGTTAGTAGGAAGACTCTCGAGATTGGAGATGACCCTGCTGCCTTGCCCAAAGGACAGACAATCAATGTTGGCAGTAGAGATGATGTTTCAGCTGTTAAAAAGGTTGGATGCTGTTCGGCGTAGTTTGAGTGATAATAGAAACGAAATGAAAGTCTTCACAACAAACAGTATATCTATCTGTGAATGAGTCAACCATTCCTCAGTATTTAGGATCCATGTGAAATGTTTTAATACCTAAGCtttcttttttgtattttttcccACATGTTTTGTCGAGTTATTATTTTGCCACTTTTTTTACTAAGTGTTGTTTGGTCATAGGGATTATATCATTTTACCCTTAGATGTAAGAAAGTACACTGTATTAAATGAAAGGGATATCCTGTCACTAGGTTGTTCAGAAGTTACAATACTTGTTACTCTTCCTCTAATTTTCTTTACCACTGGAAAAAGAAAAGTTCTTTTGATAGAGACGAGTATTGTTCAATCCTGAATTTGTAATGTGCATATACTGCTTAATGCTGTTCTGATGTAAAACTATCAACTTAATCTTTATAACGTTTTTGTTATTGGCATAGAAGCTCCTTCGCAAGTTAAAAAACTCATCTAGACGCATGTTTAAATAATATAGTGCTCAGCTTAGAAGAAGAGAATtgtttgtcaaaaataaaaaagaggatTGCATGCTTTAAGCACCAATACTTCTTTATTGAAGGCATGTCATAATGCCTAACACTATCGTGTTGATTACaataaattaattctttttttattttaaatattacaacGTGTGAGTGTCAATGTCTTGTCCCTATTTCGTAAATTGCAAACAACTGCACTACACTTGAAGCACTCCACTCCTTTTTTCAGTTATAATATAATACTTGTTCtacaatttattaatttataaatatcttGACAAACATTTTTCTTCCAAAGAAGCAAGCAGAACTAGTGACTCTGGAGAGTTGTCTAGAAACACACAGCCCAAAGAATTGGAATGACCAAGAATAGATAAGCAACATGATCAACAATATATTCACTACCACTACATAAATGTACCTCCACAAAAGCTCAATCACTCTGTAAAAGATGCTGAATATCCCAAACCAAAAATGAGCACAAATGGGAAGGCTCGCCATCAAATTGAATATGAAGTCTCTATGCATATGTTTGGATGGCCTGTGAATTTGGCAAGAGCACATGGCTCCGTGATTTTTTAGAAGCTACAAAATGCAACTTTTGCAAAAATCATATAGACTCGCCGTGATTTTGTCAATTTCACCACCATCCAAAAATGCAcagaatccatttcatcgtaACTAATCCTCCATACAAGAACAGAAATGccaatattacaataaaaaccATTCATAGGAACACTCCAATCATCACAATTTTAAAGTTGAAACCTCTCATGGAAAATTTACAATAGCAGACCATCTGTCAAGTGGGGGATCCCATCATTAAAATCCATTTGTTTTGCTTGAACATGAGCTGTCAATATATATGAAATCAAAAACATATACCAAAAAATTAAAGCAGAGTAAATAAACAAAGACAAATGATTAATTTATCAAGCAGGCAGTAGTAATTCATTGTAAAACAATCTAACATCAATAGTGTACATAACAATTATGCTGCTACTGCTAATACTACATTTATTTATGAGTTTGGTCAAATGCAATTGTTCCCTGTAAaattatactattattattaaaaaacaaacaagCTAAGCTAAGTTAAAGCTAAGctacaaattaaacaattagATATACAAGGAACACATAAATGTCAGAATTAATCAACACCACAAAAAACTAAATGCATCTAAGATTACAAATGAACATGAAACTAGTGTCAGAATTCAAGCTTCTTACATAACCCTAATTTGACGATCCTTTGTTGACCCAAGCGTTTGACTTTACGAGGTGCACCGGGAGTAATATCACTAATTCCATTGAAACAAATCCGTGAAGGAGGCGATTTACATTCATCATCAGAATCTTTTGAGATTGAAGGAAGAAACTCTTCAATTTGCTTTGAAAGAATGAACTGCAAAAGGTTTTCATGTAAAGATTCGATGATTTCTTGATCAGAAATAGATTCGTAGGGGTGAACGGAGGAACGGAAATGAAGTTGACGGGAAACGGTGTTTCTGATTTCACAGAGGTACTTGGTAGATTGAGATGCACGCGCCGCCATTTCTTCAGTAGTGAAAGCAAATGAGTCGACGAGGATAGCGTTAGGTGTTGGAGGGGTAGAATTGTCAAGTTGGGAATGAATGTGGGCCCGGTTAAGTTGTTTCCTAACAACCGTCAATGTTAGAGGTGACTGAAATTCCGAATCTGAAGTTTCTTTGACAGTGTTGGGAGTTACAGGAACTATACAATTACAATCTGTTGCATCGTCTTTTTGGTTGGTTTTAGAACAAGAAACGTTCATTTTCGTCGCAACACTTTTTTCGTCGCTGAGATCCATGTGAAGTGAGTTGAATGAAACGATTATGGAGGAAGTGGAAGTTAGGTATAGCTTTACAGCCGATGCCGATGCCGCCGCCGCAGCAAACAAGCGCGAgcaaaataaagatatagataGATCCGCTAAAAACCCTTTCTCGCACGTGTCTCACTTTTTTTTCCCCTTATTTTCCACAACTTTCCTCCAACTAAATATGTGAAACATTTATCATGGCTACTTTAGAGTACTTTTATAAATGGTCGAtggtaaaatgtgttttttttatatatatatcaatatatatattctttttaaaattaatcaaaatgtccatttaaaaaatatatattaagttgTCCTACATTTATTGGAGAAGGTATTGTTGTCGGGTATGCGACCATCTACTTGAAGATACAATCAGAGTTGAATTGTGTTAATTaaagttgacaactttttgataatttataaataaataaataaattagtttgatTTTTGTGACTTACTTAGAGTAGAAGCAATCAAATTCATAGGCATCTAACAATTATACAAACGATTtccttctattttttcttttgagtcggcttattctattttttattttatgtataactTCAAACTCAACATTATACAAACATGTGGTAATCGTTCTAATCTACATACAAATTATAATGGAGataatgacaaaaataattttttttattattattttttatttatttgattagtagaaaaaattagagaaaatcgttaacaaaatagaattaatttGTTAATTGTATATACAAAGTAGGAGTGAcacgttattttttttttttattatattaataatattttatttttattattattatttatactttttttgttCATTAGATCAGATAAAAAATAGGAaggagttgttaagaaaatagaattgtgttattttttatctacaaaatattagggacactTTATTTGTTTTGGCACATGTACTAAgtataatgtattttttttctattaaatatattttgtttgattttattattattattttattatatttacaatatattatttatattttttttattagatcggAGTAAAATTGGGAAGGAATTGttaacatgtattttttttttcaatttaatatattttatttgattttatttatataattttttttaatattttaattattttttattaattaaattaacaattatttagatgttaaaatgaagaagaaaaaaaataacatcgTCGCATCCCTAGGATGCGGCCTCCTATTGGCCAAAAAAATTATTCGCATCTTGATGATGCGATCTCCTGAAggtgaaaataaaaaacaatttagtatattttttaaagtgagacattttaattaaatttttcaaaaataaaaggatatattgaagaagaaaaaacccTTAAAATGTAGGTTaaaagttttttgaaattcaaaagaatgatatattatttgaaatacTCCTTTTATACTTTAATTTGATccatgtaaaaataaataaaaaataatatgtttttcaaaattaattcgTTGAATCGATATCGATTAATCGTCGtcttaaacataaaaatagttTTGGAAGAACCGATAACTTATACTTCAAgtaacttttaaatattaattcacGAAGATCTAGTCCATTTAATATTTTGCCTTCTTGCTGATATTAAATGTGTACACATctctaaaaaatcaaaaagtggagaaataaactaaaatacaaattatttgaACACACACCAAAAATATacatcttttaattatttaaaaaaaatacatattatttatttatttatttattcttttatttgcTTGGAAGTGTACCTAAATGTTGTGACTAAGTTTTGTGTTCATACAAGACTTTCTTTTAAAATGTGATTTACTCTTTGTAAAAGTTTTGTTCCTTCAACTAGATCGACCTCGTCTGGTTTGTTAACCTTCAATTTACTTCATATTTTTTCGTATAAACctttaattttgtctttaaattacTGCTCTCTTATTTGATCTTACTCTCTCtttctataattataaatattgtttgaGAAAATGTATGTCCCTAAATATAAGTTTAGTttcaaataattcaatatatatataactttttttagttgaaaataAGTTGAAGTTACTTCAATTCAACCCGACTCAATAAGAATTTGTTTAGTTAGAAACTCGACTAAAGATCAGtacaaacattatttttagtttaaattctGATTCAATTTAAGTTTCCAGACATTTTATCTGGCTCATTAtcttaaaacatataatttaaaaataaaaaattagattattaatattttaatattattttttagccAAAATAACTGTCAGATTGATAAATTAAGtctatgaaaaaattattacttttcgGTAAAATTAATTGTCATGATACttcaaatgaaaataattatttgtctgTTGTAAATAtttcttaacaaaatataatcgaCATACAAAATTGAATAGATAGAACTAATGAGCAACAATCATGCTAATATTAGCCAACTATACTAATATTAGTAAACAaaccaattttatttatataatcgAGAAACTCATAAATCAAACGAGCTGAACTATATGTAGTTCAAGTTCAGTT
It includes:
- the LOC101493236 gene encoding cyclin-dependent protein kinase inhibitor SMR11: MDLSDEKSVATKMNVSCSKTNQKDDATDCNCIVPVTPNTVKETSDSEFQSPLTLTVVRKQLNRAHIHSQLDNSTPPTPNAILVDSFAFTTEEMAARASQSTKYLCEIRNTVSRQLHFRSSVHPYESISDQEIIESLHENLLQFILSKQIEEFLPSISKDSDDECKSPPSRICFNGISDITPGAPRKVKRLGQQRIVKLGLSHVQAKQMDFNDGIPHLTDGLLL
- the LOC101492905 gene encoding ras-related protein RABA1f; its protein translation is MGAYRADDDYDYLFKVVLIGDSGVGKSNLLSRFTKNEFSLESKSTIGVEFATRSIHVDDKIIKAQIWDTAGQERYRAITSAYYRGAVGALLVYDVTRHVTFENMERWLKELRDHTDANIVIMLVGNKADLRHLRAVSTDDAKAFAERENTFFMETSALESLNVDNSFTEVLTQIYRVVSRKTLEIGDDPAALPKGQTINVGSRDDVSAVKKVGCCSA